A single genomic interval of Alphaproteobacteria bacterium harbors:
- a CDS encoding NADH-quinone oxidoreductase subunit C: MSVENLDALGDYIEITMQPAILKKEIAHGELMFTIKRESLKRFISFLLNDANCEFKQLSDICGADYPDRDERFDVVYNLLSLKHNFRIRVKLHTSENTPVDSITSLYSAANWFEREVWDMYGIFFNDHPDLRRILTDYGFEGHPLRKDFPLTGFVELRYDETQKRVVYEPVKLQQDFRNFDFVSPWEGMTTMQLPGDEKARKPKIGADLPALDEKEKKIG, from the coding sequence ATGTCCGTAGAAAACCTCGACGCCCTCGGCGATTACATCGAAATCACGATGCAGCCCGCGATCCTGAAAAAGGAAATCGCGCATGGCGAGCTGATGTTCACGATCAAGCGTGAATCCCTGAAGCGTTTTATCTCGTTCCTGCTGAATGACGCGAATTGCGAATTCAAGCAGTTGTCGGACATTTGCGGGGCGGACTATCCCGACCGCGACGAGCGTTTCGATGTGGTTTATAACCTGCTCAGCCTGAAGCACAACTTCCGCATCCGCGTGAAGCTGCATACGTCGGAAAACACGCCTGTTGATTCCATCACCAGCCTTTACAGCGCCGCCAACTGGTTCGAGCGCGAAGTCTGGGACATGTACGGCATTTTCTTCAACGACCATCCCGACCTGCGCCGCATCCTGACAGATTACGGTTTCGAAGGACACCCGCTGCGCAAGGACTTCCCGCTGACCGGCTTCGTCGAACTGCGCTACGACGAAACGCAGAAGCGCGTGGTGTATGAACCCGTGAAGTTGCAGCAGGACTTCCGCAATTTTGACTTCGTTTCACCGTGGGAAGGCATGACGACCATGCAGCTCCCGGGCGACGAAAAAGCCCGCAAGCCGAAAATCGGCGCCGACCTTCCTGCGCTGGACGAGAAAGAGAAGAAAATCGGATGA
- the nuoE gene encoding NADH-quinone oxidoreductase subunit NuoE: protein MAHAQKVKFEQPKEFKFSPENMKLVEQHIAKYPKGRQQSAVMALLDLVQKQHDNWIPEAAMEEIARLLDMPRIKVFEVATFYTMYNLAPKGKHHLQFCTTTPCWLAGSGEVVKACEKHLGIKLGETTPDNMFTITEVECLGACVNAPVIQRNGDDFYEDLNPQNVIGVLDGLKAGKEVPKGSHTGRLTSLGAQGATCLTDIAKKTGNKVAGEGKK, encoded by the coding sequence ATGGCACACGCACAAAAAGTAAAATTCGAGCAGCCCAAGGAATTCAAGTTTTCGCCTGAAAACATGAAACTGGTCGAGCAGCATATTGCCAAATACCCGAAGGGCCGCCAGCAGAGCGCTGTTATGGCGCTTCTTGACCTTGTGCAAAAGCAGCACGACAACTGGATCCCCGAGGCGGCGATGGAAGAAATCGCGCGCCTCCTGGACATGCCGCGCATCAAGGTGTTCGAAGTCGCGACGTTTTATACGATGTATAACCTTGCGCCCAAGGGCAAACACCACCTGCAATTCTGTACGACAACGCCGTGCTGGCTCGCCGGTTCGGGGGAAGTCGTCAAGGCTTGCGAAAAACATCTGGGCATCAAATTGGGCGAAACGACCCCTGATAACATGTTCACCATCACCGAAGTCGAATGCCTTGGCGCTTGTGTCAATGCGCCGGTCATTCAGCGCAACGGCGATGATTTTTACGAAGACCTCAATCCGCAGAACGTGATCGGCGTGCTGGACGGGCTGAAGGCGGGCAAGGAAGTGCCGAAAGGCTCGCATACCGGCCGCCTGACGTCGCTCGGCGCGCAGGGCGCGACCTGCCTGACCGATATCGCCAAGAAAACCGGCAACAAAGTCGCAGGCGAGGGCAAGAAGTAA
- a CDS encoding NADH-quinone oxidoreductase subunit D, with amino-acid sequence MSDSNENKIRPYTMNFGPQHPAAHGVLRLVLEMDGEIVERADPHIGLLHRGTEKLIEYKTYMQAVPYFDRLDYVAPMNQEHAFALAVEKLLKIKAPPRAQHIRVLFAEMTRIINHILNITTYALDVGALTPALWGFEEREIGMEFYERVCGARLHANYFRPGGVAQDMPAGLAEDMYAWADSVQKFIDDMEGLLTNNRIFKQRTVDIGIVTKKEALDWGFSGPMLRASGVPWDLRKSQPYDVYADMNFDIPTGTTGDCYARYLVRVEEMRQSCKIMKQAIEKMPRGPVSSDDGKVTPPSRADMKNSMEALIHHFKLYTEGYHVPAGETYTAVEAPKGEFGVYLVADGSNKPYRCHIRAPGFAHLQGMDFMAKGHMLADAVAIIGSMDIVFGEIDR; translated from the coding sequence ATGAGCGACAGCAACGAAAACAAGATCCGCCCCTATACGATGAACTTCGGCCCGCAGCACCCGGCCGCACACGGCGTGTTGCGCCTCGTGCTGGAAATGGACGGGGAGATTGTGGAGCGCGCCGACCCGCATATCGGCCTGCTGCATCGCGGCACCGAAAAGCTGATCGAATATAAAACATACATGCAGGCCGTGCCGTATTTCGACCGCCTCGATTACGTCGCGCCGATGAACCAGGAACATGCTTTCGCGCTGGCGGTTGAGAAGCTGCTGAAGATCAAGGCTCCGCCCCGCGCGCAGCACATCCGCGTGCTGTTCGCCGAAATGACGCGCATCATCAACCACATCCTGAACATCACGACCTATGCGCTCGACGTTGGCGCGCTGACACCCGCGCTCTGGGGCTTCGAGGAACGCGAAATCGGGATGGAGTTCTATGAACGCGTCTGCGGCGCGCGCCTGCACGCAAATTATTTCCGTCCGGGCGGTGTCGCGCAGGATATGCCGGCCGGCCTTGCCGAAGATATGTATGCCTGGGCCGACAGTGTCCAGAAATTCATCGATGACATGGAAGGCCTGCTGACGAATAACCGCATCTTCAAGCAGCGCACCGTCGATATCGGTATCGTGACCAAGAAAGAAGCGCTCGATTGGGGCTTTAGCGGTCCGATGCTGCGCGCTTCCGGCGTGCCGTGGGATCTGCGCAAGTCGCAGCCCTATGACGTTTATGCCGACATGAATTTCGACATTCCGACCGGCACGACGGGCGACTGCTATGCCCGCTATCTGGTCCGCGTCGAGGAAATGCGCCAGTCCTGCAAGATCATGAAACAGGCGATCGAGAAAATGCCGCGCGGCCCCGTGTCGTCCGACGACGGCAAAGTCACGCCGCCCAGCCGCGCCGACATGAAAAACTCGATGGAAGCGCTGATCCACCACTTCAAGCTTTATACCGAGGGTTACCACGTGCCCGCCGGTGAAACCTATACCGCCGTCGAAGCGCCCAAGGGCGAATTCGGCGTATATCTTGTGGCCGACGGCAGCAACAAGCCGTATCGCTGCCACATCCGCGCGCCGGGATTTGCGCACCTGCAGGGCATGGATTTCATGGCGAAAGGCCATATGCTGGCCGATGCGGTGGCTATCATCGGTTCGATGGATATCGTGTTCGGGGAGATTGACCGCTAA
- a CDS encoding NADH-quinone oxidoreductase subunit B has translation MQPIPPGPAQDAIINAATQELNDKGFLLSNVDNLLDWARRGSLWPMTFGLACCGVEMIHSYMSRYDLDRFGVIPRPSPRQSDVMIVAGTLCNKMAPALRKVYDQMAEPRWVISMGSCANGGGYYHYSYSVVRGCDRIVPVDIYIPGCPPTAEALVYGILQLQKKIAREDTRLVR, from the coding sequence ATGCAGCCCATACCGCCCGGACCCGCGCAGGACGCGATCATCAACGCGGCGACGCAGGAACTGAACGATAAAGGCTTCCTGCTTTCCAATGTCGATAACCTGCTGGATTGGGCGCGCCGCGGATCGCTGTGGCCTATGACCTTCGGTCTGGCCTGCTGCGGCGTTGAAATGATTCACAGCTATATGAGCCGCTATGACCTCGACCGTTTCGGTGTCATTCCGCGCCCCAGTCCGCGCCAGTCGGACGTGATGATCGTGGCCGGCACGCTGTGCAATAAAATGGCGCCCGCGCTGCGCAAGGTCTATGACCAGATGGCGGAGCCGCGCTGGGTGATCTCGATGGGTTCCTGCGCCAACGGCGGCGGGTATTACCATTATTCTTATTCCGTCGTGCGTGGCTGCGACCGCATCGTGCCGGTCGATATTTACATTCCGGGCTGCCCGCCGACCGCAGAGGCGCTGGTTTACGGCATCCTGCAGCTGCAGAAAAAAATTGCCCGCGAAGACACAAGGCTGGTGCGCTGA
- a CDS encoding cation transporter, producing MHQGHDHKHGEDCNHGGGGGHHHAHDHKHDHKHDHAGHGHAGHSHGIGGHHHHVPKNFDRAFAIGAFLNLSFVGAELTYGYLAKSLALIADAVHNFADVVGLLLAWGAAWLARRAPTDERTFGYRRASILAALANACTLFLAIGAIIIEALQRFASPAPLNAPTMIWVAGLGIAINFGTAMLFWKGQKDDLNLRAAFMHMIADAAISAGVVLAGLIIMFKGWIWIDPAISLIVSVIILIGCWDLAKEALHLSLDGVPKHINRRGVLVYLHELPGVTGVHDLHIWAMSTTEVALTVHLMRPGAALDDVFLHKVARDLRERFQIGHVTIQVEAGNAKDDCMLAPNEVV from the coding sequence ATGCATCAGGGCCACGATCATAAACATGGCGAAGACTGTAACCACGGCGGTGGTGGCGGGCATCATCATGCGCATGATCACAAACACGACCACAAGCATGATCATGCCGGTCACGGTCATGCAGGGCACAGCCACGGCATCGGCGGTCATCACCATCACGTTCCCAAGAATTTCGACCGTGCCTTTGCGATTGGCGCGTTCCTGAACCTGTCCTTTGTGGGGGCGGAGCTGACCTATGGCTATCTGGCCAAATCGCTCGCGCTGATTGCCGATGCCGTCCACAATTTCGCCGATGTCGTCGGCCTGCTGCTGGCCTGGGGCGCGGCATGGCTTGCCCGCCGCGCACCGACAGATGAACGCACATTCGGTTATCGCCGCGCGTCCATCCTTGCGGCGCTTGCGAATGCCTGCACGCTGTTCTTGGCGATTGGCGCTATTATTATCGAGGCTTTGCAGCGTTTCGCATCGCCCGCGCCGCTGAATGCGCCGACGATGATCTGGGTGGCGGGTCTCGGCATCGCCATCAACTTCGGCACCGCCATGCTGTTCTGGAAGGGCCAGAAAGACGACCTGAACCTGCGCGCGGCATTCATGCACATGATTGCGGATGCCGCGATTTCTGCGGGTGTCGTTCTGGCCGGCCTGATCATCATGTTCAAAGGCTGGATCTGGATCGATCCCGCCATAAGCCTGATCGTTTCGGTCATCATCCTGATCGGTTGCTGGGATCTGGCGAAGGAAGCGCTGCATTTGTCGCTGGACGGCGTGCCGAAGCACATTAACCGTCGGGGCGTTCTTGTTTACCTGCACGAACTGCCGGGCGTGACCGGTGTTCATGACCTGCATATCTGGGCGATGAGCACGACCGAGGTGGCACTGACAGTCCATTTGATGCGTCCCGGCGCGGCGTTGGACGACGTATTTCTCCATAAAGTCGCCCGTGACCTGCGCGAGCGTTTCCAGATCGGCCATGTGACGATTCAGGTCGAGGCGGGCAACGCCAAAGACGATTGCATGCTGGCACCCAACGAGGTCGTCTAA
- the nuoF gene encoding NADH-quinone oxidoreductase subunit NuoF, protein MLQDKDRIFTNLYGWLGADLKSAQARGNWSGTKDLLAKGRDWIIEEVKKSELRGRGGAGFPTGMKWSFMPKESKDGRPSYLVINADESEPGTCKDRDIIRHEPHTIIEGALIASFAMCAKACYIYIRGEFYHEAVALQKAIDEAYDAGLVGKNACGSGWDFDIYVHRGAGAYICGEETALLNSLEGKKGFPRNKPPFPAGAGLYACPTTVNNIETIAVVPEILRRGASWFAGIGNEKNRGTKVFCISGHVNNPCNVEEAMSIPLKELIEKHGGGVRGGWDNLLAVIPGGSSTRLLPKDLCETVLMDFDSLRAVNSSLGTAAVIVMDKSTDIVYAIARLARFYWHESCGQCTPCREGTGWMYRIMQRMVKGEANIEEIDMLLDIGSEIEGHTICAHGDASAWPIQGLIKHFRPEMERRILEYRKKIAA, encoded by the coding sequence ATGCTTCAGGACAAAGACCGCATCTTCACGAACCTTTACGGCTGGCTTGGCGCTGACCTGAAATCCGCGCAGGCGCGCGGCAACTGGTCGGGCACTAAAGATTTGCTTGCCAAAGGCCGCGACTGGATCATCGAGGAAGTGAAGAAATCTGAACTGCGCGGCCGTGGCGGCGCGGGCTTCCCGACCGGCATGAAATGGTCTTTCATGCCCAAAGAAAGCAAAGACGGCCGCCCCAGCTATCTGGTTATCAACGCCGATGAATCCGAACCCGGCACCTGCAAGGACCGGGATATCATCCGCCATGAGCCGCATACCATCATCGAAGGCGCGCTGATCGCGTCTTTCGCCATGTGCGCGAAGGCCTGCTACATTTATATACGAGGCGAGTTCTATCACGAGGCCGTCGCGCTGCAAAAAGCGATCGACGAAGCTTATGACGCTGGTTTGGTCGGCAAAAACGCCTGCGGCTCCGGCTGGGATTTCGACATTTACGTGCATCGCGGGGCAGGGGCTTACATCTGCGGCGAAGAAACCGCGCTGCTGAACAGCCTCGAGGGTAAAAAAGGCTTCCCTCGCAACAAGCCGCCCTTTCCGGCGGGTGCGGGTCTTTACGCCTGCCCGACGACCGTCAACAACATCGAAACCATCGCCGTCGTCCCTGAAATCCTGCGCCGCGGTGCGTCGTGGTTCGCGGGCATCGGCAACGAGAAAAACCGCGGCACGAAAGTGTTCTGCATTTCCGGTCACGTCAACAACCCCTGCAACGTCGAAGAAGCCATGAGCATCCCGCTCAAGGAACTGATCGAAAAGCATGGCGGCGGCGTACGCGGTGGCTGGGACAACCTGCTGGCTGTGATCCCCGGCGGATCATCCACCCGCCTGCTGCCCAAAGACCTTTGCGAAACCGTGCTGATGGATTTTGACAGCCTGCGCGCCGTCAACTCCAGCCTTGGCACGGCGGCGGTTATCGTGATGGATAAATCGACCGACATCGTTTATGCGATCGCGCGTCTTGCACGGTTCTACTGGCATGAATCCTGCGGTCAATGCACGCCCTGCCGCGAAGGCACGGGCTGGATGTACCGCATCATGCAGCGCATGGTGAAGGGCGAGGCGAATATCGAGGAAATCGACATGCTCCTCGATATCGGCTCGGAAATCGAAGGCCATACGATTTGCGCGCATGGAGATGCGTCGGCATGGCCCATCCAGGGCCTCATCAAGCATTTCCGCCCCGAAATGGAACGCCGCATCCTTGAATACCGGAAGAAGATCGCGGCATGA
- a CDS encoding NADH-quinone oxidoreductase subunit A, giving the protein MLASELLQNYLPIVIFLGIATGLACVIVLASFIVSKQKPDSEKLSPYECGFEAFDDARSKFDVRFYLVSILFIIFDLEVAFLFPWAITLGKIGVYGFWSMMAFLGVLTIGFIYEWRKGALDWE; this is encoded by the coding sequence ATACTCGCGTCAGAATTGCTCCAGAACTACTTGCCGATTGTCATCTTTCTCGGCATCGCGACGGGCCTTGCCTGCGTCATCGTTCTCGCGTCATTTATCGTGTCGAAGCAAAAGCCCGATAGCGAGAAACTTTCGCCCTATGAATGCGGCTTCGAGGCTTTCGACGATGCGCGCTCCAAATTCGACGTGCGTTTTTATCTCGTGTCTATCCTGTTCATCATCTTCGACCTTGAAGTGGCGTTCCTGTTTCCCTGGGCGATTACGCTTGGAAAGATCGGCGTTTACGGCTTCTGGTCGATGATGGCATTCCTCGGCGTGCTGACGATCGGTTTCATTTACGAGTGGCGCAAAGGCGCCCTGGATTGGGAGTAA